The window tcagaaatcaaccactttaaaattccaacacaaagaaagcggaaggtaacgggcatccggccgaaaaaagtaaaatccggtggaatttccatcAGCAATTGAGCAATCCttgaagtggaacgtcgtggatatagactaatagttgtaaaaatatttcagtctggatcaaagtggtgGATCACGCAATAGATCGGCACTGCTATCCCTAGCGCCAATCTACTAGCATGCctaaaaattgaaaaaataaaataaaaacaatccaTTTCCATTGTTTAAATATGGTATTGGAAATACAAAGACAATTGTGACAAATAGGGCAAAACCATTAGGAGAATATTATTGTAGTTCTTATACTGTAGATAAAATAATTAGCCAAAGCGCAAACATCAAAACTATGTTACAATAATTTATGCCCTCATGCATCTTACAAAAATTATCCCGTTTGCCACACTGTCATGTCATGTGTCAGTCATGTATTCCAATCAGCAAAATTCCAGataccaaaagaaaaaaaacatcacttaaGTCTTTAACATCACATGTCAAAATGGTGAAATGCAAGAGCAAGAAATGCAGAACCATGTTTTGAAACGGGAGACGTATACCATCTTGCTATGATCCTCTGATGACAGCTATGAGAAATTGGTACAAACGTTGCTTCATGGATGAGCGGTTTTGCTTtgaatctctttttttcccccgtctCCTGCATCCACCTCAGCAGCTTAATCAGACGGCTACCTTTATAACATCCAATACTCTGAAACCAAATAAAACCAagctctctctcatttctctcctcaatccccccccccccaccttctCTACTTCTTCTTAGTCAGCAGGGACCTTTGTCATCTCCTTTGAAAATGGTTGACAATATTCTCAGCTAACAGTCCTCTCTAGTTTCCTCAATAACGCCTCTAACTTTTTGGGCTCACTCtgactctcctctccttctgatCCAATGTCATTCTCCAGCTTACAAATCAACTCTGCTGATCCACTCCGTTTCGTGACTATTGTGATCATCTCCCACTGACATCAAGCTGCATACCATTCACTTCCCAGCTATAGTTAACTCCTTGCAAGGATTCAGACCTCAAGCCATCTGGCATCAGAAAGTACAGACACTGCGGTTTACCCACTTTCATTGCTATCCAAAACTCTCAGATATGCCAGCTTACTCAATATCTTTCACAGAACAGCCTGTGGGATCCCAATCACACTGTCCAAGCATGAACTGCAACAGTGCCAGAAACACAGTGAAGACATCAACATTGGAGGTCTCCACAAACAAGTTAGACTATCACTTTGAGTTTTCCTTGTGCAGAGGGACTATGGTTGATTTAAAGAATTAAGTAGCATCCTTAACATGCTAAATACtatttatagaaaataaaatgtatcttttgAGTGAGGTCTTTTTGTATAAATTCAAAAAGGATGGCATCATATCTTAAATAAAATAGAACCTGAGATATGTCATAAAAAGAGTCTTTAGCAATGCTATCAGCTCTGTGAGACTGTAGGCAGTGTTCctccatcttagtttagcatgttagcatgcaaacatttgccaattaacaatttattttcattttcgaCTGATGGAAGTGTCTTGGTCACTGTTACGACTCTGTCCTCTGGAGACCATGAATGACTACAACATTTCACTGCAATCCAACAAACAGTTTttagccatcttagctgcatgggtctaggtgtgtgtgtgtgtgtgtgtgtgtgtgtgtgtgtgtgtgtaagtaaaaAACTCACAGGAAGAGGTTCTCCATTATTTCATGGTAGTCCTCTCTGTCGCTGTCTGGCAGGAAACAGGCAGCAAACACTATGATGGCATTCGCTCCGTTGCCATAGTAGCcttgataaaaacacaaataaaagtaATAGGCGTTAACTTGACCTTGTGCCATTGTTGGTGAGAGCTTAGCCTTAATTAGCATAGTTATTATAATTTGATTGCTCCCATATTTTCCTCGTTTTTGTTCAATTCATCTCCCAATATGTGTCTTTTGTCTGagtgtctctctgtcctgttTCCTCTCACTACTTTTCAGATTAATGTAATTTCCTTTTATTCACCAACCCATTCATCACCAAATTTGGTGTCACTCAGACAGAGGGTCTTTTATCTAAATGACAGAGCTTGTGATATTTTCAGTGACAGACGTCTCCGTTTCCATGGgatggctgtgtttcacttAAGCCCACAGCACAGTGGGAAGAAAATGCACTACCTGCTATGGTTAGGGATCAGATTTCCACCAATATGGCCAGTGATTACTAAAGGCACAGGCTTACCAGGATGGAAACCCATGGCCCTGGGGTTTTCGAGGGCCCcgcagagaggaaagagagaaatggCGCCCCTGCCTGTGAAAGTAATATCGCGTGACTCCGTGTCCGGCCTCAATTTAAGACCCAGGTCCCCCAGCAGTCTTAATGAAGCTACATATATGGTGACTgactaaagggaaaaaaacaacttaattaaTCTGTATAAGTACAGGTTGGACAACCATGAGAAAAGCTTAAATGCTTGCTGGCAAAGACTCTGGAACTCTGCTTTAGAGATAAACACTATTCTTCTAATAGATGTTCCCTCATTCGGTGTTTTGTAGAGCTGAATGATCAATTAGtcgaaaaatgccaaaaatgacttttcttctttgacattttatagactgatACATTGAGAAAGATTACCGACAGATCaactgataatgaaaataatcgttaagGTTAAAATGATGGTCGTGGAGAGTGCCGTCTAAcacattaccacacacacattcacatcatTTTCATATCATTCAGTGACACCTAATGTATTGAAGTAACTGCACCCGTTTCTCCACTTATTGTTTTCCCTTTAATTTGTCACTTGTCTATACGCACTAGAGTGTTGTTTGGGATAGCAGCAGCCACCCATCATCAAACACACAGGGTATATAATTGTCTAGTGACCACTTTGCCAATTTTCAACTTGAATCCTAATTGTTGTAATGTGCAGAGGACGTGTGAAAATTTCTGTTTGTGGAGAGTTCCCTCCCTGACGGCCACTGAATGATGAAATACTCAGCTGGCTTCAACTACAGTCTGCATTTCCTCATTTTGTTTGGTTGGCCCACCTCCAAAGTAAGATGAAGCATTTCCAAAATGAGACATCATTCTGCCATCTTGTTAGCTGAGAAGTGACAGTTGCCAGCTCGAAAACAATAGCCGATTGTGATACAGTAGACCAGGGAAGACTTTTAATATGCGGTTACTTTTGGAATCAGATATTCAGGCCTGCTGTaaactgaaacagaaaatgtttactgtGCTCAAACAATAAGGATCCTCAtattaaatacatgaatacatgctGTCAGTTCAGTGACTTTTTTTGGTCTCTTAAAACAGTCACAAGCCTGTATGTGCATTTCAACAGTTGTTGGTAGCTCCAATTGTTTCAGAGAACAGATCTCTTTCTAAAACTAAGTTAAATTAATGCAAGACATGAGGGACAAATGCCACAATTCTCTTCTATACAAAAACTCCAAGTTCAGCTGTGTTCAGCCCGAGTTTGTCAATTTAAGAGGTCAAATGCACACAATTAAGTCAAATTGGTCTACAAGCTTTCCATAATAATGGCAGTATACCAAAAATATGTAATATGCTATGTAAATACATGCATTATGAATGCACTAGCCCCACTAACCTCATACTTCTCTTCTCCTAAAAACCTCTCTCTAACcttgtgtaatgtgtatattGCCACCTTTACTACAAAGAGCATTGTCCTGCATGAGCTTGGACTGGTGTTCAATTGATCAAAGTTTCAAAGTCACCCTTTCAGGAGAAGACGCCTTGAATGCAAAAGAGTTGGAGGTGAGCAGGGTCTCGGGTCTTCCTCTCAGAATGTGTAAAGCCCCAGCAACCTGCCTCCAAGGAAATATTCCAGCCTGTATGTTGCCTCAGAGGTGAAATCCCAGGGGAAAGAGTCTGCAAATCACTCACAACTGCTCTAAATCTTAATTGCTGTGAGCACATGGTAATACTGAAGGCCATTTAATGCCACTTTGATCAACTCAGCTTTTCCCATTTGATTTTTAGCAGATGGACAGTAAGAAGACAATGTTTAGAGAGAGTTTAGTGAATAAGTCAAATATGATTCTGAAAAGTGAGGCAGACATGTTCCCCCATCTCCCCACCACCCCCCATATACCCTATAGGTATGCAAGTATTGCTAAAACTTGCAAGATGTGAACCATAACAATTTCTTATCCAGTATTGagtatatttgaaaaatatttgcTTCTGTAAATACAGGTAGATGGACATAACATCCATATTTACAATGGTAAAACGGCTCTTTAATAGTCACCTCCATGGGAGATGACTCTCATGTAGGACTCAATGATCTTCATGTTGATGCGGTGCTCCTGCTCCCCAATGACGACCGTCCTCCATAGTTTGCCGTCCTGGCGCTCCTCTTCAGCGCTGTATGTCGGGATTGGATTGTAAGGCTCACTTGTTCCGCTCCTATTGGCTGCATTGGGGTCTGATATGAGAAAGGACCAATACTGTGTGATaggcacaggtgttactaacaTCATTAGTGATGGCTTTGTTTtgttcaagtgtcccagtaagccatgacagtgtgacatttAATCcaacatgcacaataccagcTGGCCCCTGAAACTAAAgtagctaaatggaattcagccatcaaaAATTTTATTATTCACACCCGTGcatttcctactgtgacatgtcaaaatgtcttccgtGAAAAAATAGACTGAAATCCATAGTCAACCTTGGTGGTTTGgagaattataaaaaaaacttaagttaTAAAGTTGCTGTAAGACAAAAAACAGCACAAACAAATCTCTTTTTCGGGAGTTGTATATAGAAAATGAGACTAGCTAGGAaagtcttttttgttttaaattctatACATCAACATGTTGGCACATCTTGCCTCCTTCAGCATCATGATAATTCAAGAGGTTTCTGTTCTGAATGACCCACCTTCCCAGTCCATTTCATGGTCCGTGTAGTCGAGGTAATCCCCCTCATCAGGAGTGTCGAGGTCGTCAACATTAATGTCGAGATCATCTGGCGTCTCCCCCAAGTCATCCTCACTCTGGTCCAGTGACAGGCTGATTCGAGGGGCAGATAGCTTTTTTCTTTGGGTGGGACCTCCTTGCAGGGGTAGAGAGGTAGGAGggactacagaaaaaaaaacatgcataaaaACAGTGATTCACTTGGCTCATGGCTGTCTTTTAGATatcaaaaataattttctttacatttcttttgaatAACTGCTGGTTTGCTTTGAATCTGAGCATTGGTTGACTCATACTCACCGGGTCTGCCTTCACTCCCCTCAGAGTTCATTTTACTCTCTGATGCCAGGTCCATCCCCAGGAGGACCTATCAGAAGATAATTACAGTTATTAAGTTGACTCTTATGATACAACAAACCTGGAGAGTATCCAGACTATTGTGTAATGCATCGCCTGGGATTCCTCTAATCTGAATCTTGATAGGATATTGAGTGGGGAAGACcagttgttaattaaaatcgcAACTTGTGCCAAACTTTAAAAAGACCAGTAGTGGAAAATAACTAAGgaaatttgaaaaatgtactgtacttatttctttatacttttacactacatttcagagggaaatattactattattttatcatacatttattgttttagtcacaagttactttacacattaagagtttacatataaaacacatgacaaacaaaaaatagttTGAATTACTTCCACCTTGACCAACTACAACAGTATCAGTAATAATATATCATAGTATAACAGCCATTTTCTGCATtatgagtatttttacttttgataagTACATTTTGCCAGTTTGCATACCTTTTGcttaagtgacattttcaatgcatgacttttacttgtaatggagtatttttatattgaagtatttctacttctacttaagtCAAGGATCTGAATGAGCCACCACTGAAAACTACTTTCTTAAATAGTGTTTggataatagttttttttgcagATACGGTTATCTAAGTTGAGGTAATTGAGAAATAGTGTCACCATAAAGTGTAGTGTGTTGAATGATTACCATTGGCCAATATATCTTAATCTGATATTTTACCAATGGATTTCCACAGTTATCAGAGAGCAGGGGTACAAGAGTGGTAAGGGGAGAAAGGAGGGGGAGGGATGAGGGAAAGAAAGATTAAGGTTAAAGGTCATCCTCCCCCATTAATAATCCTTCAATTCTGGAGGACGGGATGTGATGCTGAGGGATGGGAGGAGGGGAAAGAAACCGGGCATGTTACATCATGACAAGCTCGTGCCCTCTCCTCGCAGTCTTTTTCTAGTGCCGATTCAAATCGAATGACTGCATGCTCGCATGAGCACAGATTGAGCAGAGATGCAAATTCACAGTGAGTCACATGTGCTCATTcgcatgaaaaaaaacatccatgttcCTTCTCGGAAGACTGCCTGGAACAAGGAAGATGTGATTGTATtaacagcagcaacagaaaaaaaatgctgaatgGTGACTCCTGCACAGCTGACACGCTAATGATTCACAGGAACATGTTGTGACAGTTTGTCCCAAACGGGCGACATCTTCCAAGCTGtcacaatgtacagtatgtgcacacagacacgcaaaGATAAACATACAGTGATATACACTCCTACATTGCAGAATAACAAAATCAGCATCAGCTGTTATGTGCATCTTCCATGGAGGATGCTGAGCTGCTTTAGATCCTCTTTCACAGCATAGCACAGGACCACAGTGCTGATGACAGCAGCCCCTCCCTCATTCTCGCTTCCTGTCTGCTGGCTTTGaggcaaaaaaaatacaagaacatatccatttttttatctttacgGAATAAAAGCCATCTACTCACCACTGCTGGGGATCGGGAATCTCTTGTCCTTTTGCGTCTCAGAGCATGGATGTACTTCCAAGTTCCCTGCCTATTTCCTTTTCTCCCAGCCTCTCGGTGGAGATGCTCAGCTTACAAACAGCTCACAGCTTCCACCATTTTGTGGTCACATGATCTGGGCCATTACCAAATAAGGGCGATCACCTGCTATCACAGCTCTCAGCACAGCAGCAGGCAGTGCAACTGAATGGAGATATAGGAGGAGTTGTGATTGTGTGTCATTATCATCCTCGTATGGAGGGGGTTAACTGTGCGTGTATGTGTAGACACTGTTTTATTACTACCCGTGAGGAGTGTGGGGCTGCTCTTAATGCCTCACAGTAGATTTGATGAGCCTGACTGTGCAGCTACGTACAAGATTGTGTTAGCCCTTAggcttaataaaataaaaataaaaaacagaagcaATAACAATCAGAAACGAGAACACTGTAAGCTTCTTGTGCTGATAATATTCACACGCTTTACCACATGCTGGCAAGAAAATAGAGACTGCAGGCAACTTTAAATGTGTCCTTAATATTCTGAATTTGCCCTAAACTTTTCAACCCTTAAGAAAACTACTGTATAGCCACAAAGCAGATACAGTCGTACCCATTGGCGCCGGTGTTGTGCCGAGTTTTGCATCTTTGCCAAGAATTGCATCCACCTCACGGGCAGCAAGGAAacgctactactactactcctcctcctctaacAAAACATTGATGACTCTAAATGTTCTAAAATTATAGACTTCAGATAATTTACCATCATTGATGAACGTGACAAAGAAGTTTATATAGCTTAGTTCTTAACAGTACTTTGCCTTAGTACACACAAGAAGCACCCGCTCGCTTGTGGTATCCACGTGTACACATTTGCTGCTTTCCATTTAGCTCGGAAGTCAGAACTGGGAATGACATCACACCTGAGATGACTGTGTTCCAGTTACAAGTCTGAAAAAGAGGGGTTGGGTAGGggagctctagccaggttagcaataccagttgataatgATGGATTGTGTGGCATTTTGTGGATGACAGAAGAGATAATGAACAATATTCATACAGCCACTCCCGTTGGTGCATgaagcagccatgttggattgtgATGTCAGGGTTGGTGAGGTTCTCCCGAATTTCCAACGACTGTAGGAAATCTGACTTCAACGCGTTCCAGTTGACATTTCAGAGTGGGAACTCAAAAATTCTGACTTGCTAGTTCAACTGGAACACACCAGTGAGCAAGCAATACTGAGAGAGACTGATTCATTTTTGCACTAATGTTACCGCTACGCCACCACAGAACTGATTAGCCTACCGCACACATTTCAAATACCAGCCAACAGGCCGAGTTTACACAATCATACATGTCGTAATGTCTCACAGAAAACGGCGCTGTCACTCAAGTCATCAGCAGGCCAGACCTGCCCCCCGTCTGCTCCACCAAACACACTGACCAAGCAAGTACCATGCATTCCCCAGAGAGGTAGTAGACGATAGACTAGCTCCGCTAATCCAGAACTCCCAACTGtacaaaatcatttaaaaaaatttaaaaaaactatatagACACTGTGTGTACAGCAGACTGCTGGTGCCACTGATAGTACCTAAACAGTCTCTCCTTCCATATGGAAACAGGCTTTGTTCTCTCCACAGGTCTAACCCCGCTAAATGACTTAACTTACCACTGTTCAGTCCCAACAGGAAGACAGAGGCCAGCCTGTTAGACCTGTGCACATTGTTTAGTACAAAGGTTGTTACCACAGAACGCCAATCAGTGTGACCACGCCTGGAGCTCCAGTATATGGCAGGCATGTCAAAAAACAGCTTTTGGTTAATGAGTGCCATGCAGCTGTTGTCATACATCATGAAACGGAtcctacatttgtttttttctcatatacAATAATGTCAATAAACAGTTCTGTGCAAAGTGACAAGAAAATAAGGAACGAACAAGGCAGAATCCAGGTAAACTTAAAACACAAATTACAGATGGTTTAAAAGTACccatattgtgctcattttcaggttcatacttgtattttgggtttctactagaacatgtttaaatgtttaaaaaacatttcttatagcgtttgtctgaatatacctgtattcaccctctgtctgaaaagcTTTGTTTTAGCACCTGTCACTTTAAAGCTGTAGTGATTAGAAAGCAAAAACATGCCAGGATTTGAAGCAGAGTGAGATCTctttcctgcagctctccctcacCCCTCTCTGACACACGGGCATATgggctagattttctaaagcctgaaaacaaagCCAAGAGGAGGTGCATAAGTCTAATTTTCTCTCAGACAACTTCAATTACAATTACCTGAAATATTATGGATTTTTTTGcccaacaacacaaaaacaaaaacctaccacagctttaaacccccccctccccaaaaacatcagtctgctctgattggtcagcatttacGGGGGTCTTTTGATCTGCGCTCTCGTCTCCGTAGCAGCACATTCTACCTACAGTAAAGTTGTGACATTACAACCGTACAGATGTCCTGATGACTCGTTTAAAAAAGGCACAGTTCTTAAATACAGGCTGTGCGCATTTCTGTAGATTGAGGGTCTTTGATTcttttacagtatgtatatagCGCCTCCACCTGCTTTATAACCAAAAAaggacatggaaatctcactttttacaatatcgGCCCTTTAATATCtagtgaaaaaaaagaggaatcaTTTTATAGGCTACATGGTTGTTGttgcacacataaaaacattagCATAAATACAAACTTGGGAATTGTTGGTCCCAGCAGGGTATTTATTCTTTTACTTCCTCTTCAGAGTTGTAAGGCAGGGTGGGTTGCATTAGTAGACAAGACTTTGTCTAACCAGTTTGATACCATTTACTATCCATCTAATCGATCCATCCACCAACTGCAATGGTATACAAGGAATCTCTCTGTAAACAGTTCAGTACAACAATTAACTGACATTGCAGTTGTTCCTTTCTCTCCTGTAGCAATAGAAAATATGCTTTTTTACCatttacagttgtgttcagaataatactgcgtttaaaaaagtgaatgctcaaaatccttagaatagcttttaattccataatatcaatgcattgggaacactgcacattcaattccaaatcaaaacatgaccaaaattgatcaagtttgtgttatacctttacagaaagtgaagaaaaaggaatgttaggctgttaaaaaaaaatagcagtatttgcatttttctttacaaactcaatcatttactgtatgaactgaaacatgtctcaagggtttgctttactttgaatcactgcactaatatttagttgcatatccatttctgagaactgcttcacatctgtgttgcatggagtcaaccaacttctggcacctgtgaacaggtattccagcccaggacgattgaactacattccacaaatcctctgcattactgcgttttgcctcagaaacagcatttttgatgtcacccaacaatttttctatgggattgtctgtggattgggctggccactccataacatcaatctcgttcatctggaaccaagactttgctcgcttactggtgtgttttgggtcattgtcttgttgaaagacccatttcaaaaggcatttcctcttcagcataaggcaacatgacctcttcaagtattttgatgtattgaactgatccatgatccctggtatgcgataaataggcccaacaccacagtatgagaaacatccccataacatgggGCAAcattttgcaccaccatgctttactgtcttcacggtgtactgtggcttgaattcagtgcatgggggtcgtcggacaaactgtccgcggcccctagacccaaaaagaacaattttgctctcatcagtccacagaatgttgcaccatttctcctttgggcagtcaatgtgtcctttggaaaatttcaacctattcagtacatgtctttttttcagcaatgggactttgcggggggt is drawn from Sander vitreus isolate 19-12246 chromosome 16, sanVit1, whole genome shotgun sequence and contains these coding sequences:
- the prune2 gene encoding protein prune homolog 2 isoform X1 — its product is MDLASESKMNSEGSEGRPVPPTSLPLQGGPTQRKKLSAPRISLSLDQSEDDLGETPDDLDINVDDLDTPDEGDYLDYTDHEMDWEDPNAANRSGTSEPYNPIPTYSAEEERQDGKLWRTVVIGEQEHRINMKIIESYMRVISHGGYYGNGANAIIVFAACFLPDSDREDYHEIMENLFLYVISTLELMVAEDYMIVYLNGATPHRRMPGLGWLKKCYHMIDRRLRKNLKSFIILHPSWFIRTVLAITKPFISTKFSSKIKYVNSLDELQEFIPMDCIQIPECIIKLDKELKEAAENSKMNSFLLGPEPAAGGTEPDVAGASSS
- the prune2 gene encoding protein prune homolog 2 isoform X2 gives rise to the protein MDLASESKMNSEGSEGRPVPPTSLPLQGGPTQRKKLSAPRISLSLDQSEDDLGETPDDLDINVDDLDTPDEGDYLDYTDHEMDWEANRSGTSEPYNPIPTYSAEEERQDGKLWRTVVIGEQEHRINMKIIESYMRVISHGGYYGNGANAIIVFAACFLPDSDREDYHEIMENLFLYVISTLELMVAEDYMIVYLNGATPHRRMPGLGWLKKCYHMIDRRLRKNLKSFIILHPSWFIRTVLAITKPFISTKFSSKIKYVNSLDELQEFIPMDCIQIPECIIKLDKELKEAAENSKMNSFLLGPEPAAGGTEPDVAGASSS